A region of the Panthera leo isolate Ple1 chromosome F2, P.leo_Ple1_pat1.1, whole genome shotgun sequence genome:
ACAGTCACAGCAGCCGGGTGAGTTTCCTGGGGGCCCAGCTCCCCCCAGAAGTGGCAGCAATGCCCCGGCTCCTGGGGGACCTGGACAGGGGCACATTCAGAAAGTTGCTGAAGCTGGTGGTCAGCAGTCTGCAGGGAGAGGACTGTCGGGAGGCTGTGCGGCGCCTCAGGGCTGGCGCAGACCTGCCGGAGGAAAGGCTGGGCGCCCTCCTAGCCGGCACCAACACACTGCTCCAGCAGGCCCTCCGGCTGCCCCCAGCCAGCCTGAAGCCCGACGCCTTCAAAGACCAGCTCCGGGAGCTCTGCATCCCCCAGGACCTGGTCACGGACTTGTCCAGCGTGGTGTTTGGGAGCCAGCGGCTCCTCCTCAACTCTGTGGCCAGGCGGCGGGGGACCTGGCTGCCCCACGTCGCCAGCTTGTGGTGGAGGGTGGACGTGGCAATCTCCACCAGTGCCCTGGCCCGCTCCCTGCAGCCGAGCGTCCTGATGCAGCTGAAGCTTTCAGATGGGTCAGCATACCGCTTCGAGGTCCCCGCAGCCAAGTTCCAGGAGCTGAGGTACGGCGTGGCCCTCGTCCTGAAGGAGATGGCGGACCTGGAGAAGAGGTGTGAGCTCAAACTGCAGGACTGACCCGTGCTTGCAGTCCCAGTCCAGTCCCTTGGGGGCGGCTGGCCCCGACAGGCATCTCCAAAGTGAAGCCTGTCCTTCCAGGAAGCATTTTTCAGGGAGCTGTTTGAATGTAATGACGTCATTCTCTGTTTAATTAAGAAAGAcaactttttcttccctttgtactGGAAATAAAGcaactataaaaaaacaaaaccaaacacgtTCCCCTGGGTGGGCACCAAACTGCCACCCGTCCCCTGGCTGCTGCTCGTGTTGCTGGGTGAGGGCACCTGCTGCTCTGGTGTGGCCACATGTGGTCCGGTTATCATCTGGGGTCCAGGCCAAGGCCTTGGTGCGGACACTGTGGTCACTCGGCCTGGCTCCATGTAGCATTTGAGCTCTCCGCTCATTTGCTTTTATGAACCTTATGTCTTAGGGGGGGACAATTCATTCTCCTGCCTTAAATCTTGGACCTCGTGGAGCCAACATTCTAGTGCTGAGGGGGTGACATTGTAAAATGCGTAGTAAAAAATGACCAGTATCTTGTCAGAGAAGGGTGAGAGATGCAGAAATAGAGCAGGGTCCCTGTGAAGGGAGGCAGGGTTATGGAAGAGCTGGGCTGTCATCTTAAATTGGGTCATGGTGTGGGCCTTCTTGAGGACATGGTCTAAGAGCAAAGATCCGAAGGAGGTAGGGGAACAGAGCAGTCTGAGGAAtgggggctctggggaggggcagctggcAGTGCATGACCGTGGAGCTGCGGCTGGGTGAGGGGCTGTGGAGGCCCCCAGGGCCTCAGTTCTGAGCAGAGTGGGTGGGCTCTGACAATTGTTTTAATAacttttctttcccagtttttttgagagagagcacacacgcacgCAGGGGAGGACacaaggagacagaatctcaagcaggctccgtgtgaggtcatgacctgagtggaaatcagaaattgacgcttaaccggctgagccacccaggcgcccttgacaGTTGTAAAAGAATctcacgggggcgcctgggtggctcagttggttaagcggccgacttcggctcaggtcatgatctcgcggtccgtgaggtcgagccccgcgtcaggctctgtgctgacagctcagggcctggagcctgtttcggattctgggtctccctctctctgaccctcctccgttcatgctgtctctctctgtctcaaaaataaataaacgttaaaaaaaattaaaaaaaaaaatcacaggggaACACTTTaaatcatacatacacacacacacacacacatacatacatacataaaattaaataaataatctcaCTGGATGCTGTGTTGAGAGCAGAGCACAAGGGCAGGGTCGGGGAGCCTGGTGGAGAGGCTGTTGCCAGGGCTGAGTTGGCATCTGGAGAGGGAAACGGGGGCCTCTCCTGGGATCCTCTAGGTGGGTGTCTTGGGCAGCTCAGGTTGCCATAGCAAAATATCATAGATTAAATGGCTTGAACAGCATAActgtatttcctcacagttccagaggctggaagtcagaGATCACAGTGTGAGAGGCTTCTGTCCCTAGTCTGCAGACAGCCTTTCCTCAGGAAGCGTGCGTGTATGAGAGAAGAGAGCTCTCTTACTGAGGACACCAGTCCTGATGcatcagggccccacccttatgactcCATTTACCCTTAACCCCCTCCCTAAAGGCACCATCTCCATCGACAGTCATACTGGGGGTCAAGGCTTCCACACGAACTTTGGCCGGGGGACACGATTCAGTCGTTAGCAGTGAAAGCGTGCAGGGTAGAGGGGAGCGGGATCTTTCCTGGGTGACTCTGTGGGAATGTTCAGGGCCCATGGCCACCTTGCACCTTCCAGCATAACCCCTCCCTGCCAGGTAGGGGAACTTGGGGTCCTGCTCTTTGCGTAGACATTTGCTGTAGGGCCTTGTTCCCCTTGCAGTGTCCCTGCCTTCACGGTCTGCTTTCTCCTGGGCGACCAGGTCACACAAGTCTCATGGAAAAACTTCCTCTGAAAACAGCTAATGATCTTGGGGTGCCCATCAGTCACCCTGATGCATCTGTGTTGGAACCCCTGCCCTTACCCAgcacccccttcctgcccccctgctctgtgtcaggctccatcaAGATCGGCAGTGCTTGCTCACTGCCATTTACAGAACACTCCCGCCATCTCCGTTGAGTCTTTTCCCTGAGACAGGGTCATGGCAAGTTAGGTGTGCaccaagggcagagagaggaggcggCTGCATGGGAAGCTGACAACAAGGTGGGGTGGTGCTACACACTCAGAGTTAGGGTTTCAGAGGCCGAGCCCCCCAGGCAAGGCCCAGACCTGGCTAAGCAGGGATGCACCCTGTGTGTCTCATTCAGCATCCGCTGCCATCTTTCGGCCCTGCTTCCCCAAGGATGCGAGCTGGACTGGGCCATCCAAACTGCTACCTGGCCCACCCTAGAAGCATGTGCTAAGTGCCAGGTCTGCCCAACCAGTGGAGGCTTTCTATGCTAGGTGTTTCTTTCATGACCATCAGACATGTTCAGGCAATATGTACTCATGAGACATTTGgagaaactcaaaaaaaaaaaaaaaaaaaaatttaaaagtcccTTTGCCCATAGACAGCCATGGAAACTGTGTTCATCAGACTTCACACTtgtgctgtgtgtctgtgttagCTCTGTTCACTTAACCCCTCCTGAGCATGACAGTCGTGGCTAATGGCTGCAAAACCTGCCATTCCCCTTGGTGGATGTGCTGAATTTTACCTAGACAAACACacaccacaggctgggtggctgaAACATCGATTTCCcatagctctggaggctgggaggctgggatcAGGATGCCGATATGGCTGGGTTAGGGCCTTCTTCAGGGCTGCagacttctccctgtgtcctcacaaggttaaaggggtgagggagctctcttgGGTCTCtctgtaagggcactaatcccattcatgaggctcTGAACCCATCCCAATCACCTCCCATATGCCCCAAACCCTCATAgcatcacattgggcattagggTTTCAATATATAGATTTtggccaggggggtgggggtgggaggacacAGACCACAGcagcttttgtattctttttttcttttaaaactcacagtgggggtgcctgggtggctcagtcagttaagcgttcgacttcagctccggtcatgtcatgatcttgcagtccgtgagttcaagccctgcacagggccctgtgctgacagctcggagcctggagcctgcttcggattctgtgtctccctctctctctgcccctcccctgctcacgctctgtctctctctcctacaaaaataaacattcagaaaattttaaaaaaaaatcacagtgacaTTAGTGGTAAAACCATTTTATATTGAAACTGTTTAGAAGTGGGAACAGATGAGGCAGAACATTTTAAAGCCCTTGATATTATTGCCAAAGCACAGCCTCCTCAACCTTCACGGGCCAGTCCCTGGTGATGCACAAAGAAATTACAGGTGTAACCAACAGGTGCTGAGCAGTCCAGGTACAACTTTAACTCACAAGTGTGACGTTCCCCCGCTTCACAGGTGATAACGCATAGAGGTTAGAGAGTTGCCCGATGTCAAACAGCTGGTGGGGGTGCTGtccaccttccctccccacctggaTGGGGCTTCCCTGTGGCAGTGTCCCTGGTCTACTGACTGGGCAAGTGACTGGGAGGGGTAAGGAGATTCAGCCGGGGGGGGCTTCAAGAGGCTCTCCCTGCTGGCTCACGTGCCTTGAGTGGCTATTGGCCCCAGGAGGACACACGTTTAGGGCTGAAAGCCATGGAGATTCAGGGGCTTCTGCTGTGCAGGATTCTTGGAATTTGGTAGGTGCAACCAGGAATGGAGCCCTAGGATCTGAGCCAGGCTTTTATCCCCCAGCAGGAAGCTCCACGCTGTAGTGCCACCGAAGGGCCACTTGGCTGGGCCCCCATGATCCTCAATAATACACCTGAGCAGAGAGAAGCACTTCCCAGGCCACCCTACTGTCGGCATCTATGAGAAACACACACAGCCCCTTCCCAAGAGGCCCTCGCAGGGAGGACAGAGCTCTCACTTGGAGCCCCTCAAGCCTCTCAGCAGTTCTTGCAGGTAGAGGACACTTCCACTCACAGGCCGATGGAGGCTCAGAGTTACAGGAGTCAGATAGTGGGCAAGTGCCCAGATCTGCACACCCTTGCTCCGCCTGTGGGTTGCAGAGACCACTCCCTACCCCATCCTTGTGCAGCGGACCGACCGGGATTGCTTGGCAGTTTGGTGCATTGGTGTGTCCGCTGTGAGAGTCAGCAGACTCTGGGAGGGCCCTCAGCCCCTTGCAGGCAGAGCACCTGGTCACATGCGATCTGCTCCTGCTGGGCTCCAGACACATGGGGGTGTAATGTTCTGCCCACTCACCAGCCGTTTACCAGAAGAGACACTCTGTGCTTTTTGTCTTTCAGTCAGTAACAGTGGGGTCAGAGCATTGTTCTCCATCCATGGTGGGCTGGACAAGGCAGCCCTAACCACGCTGTCCCTCCCACAGCACCTGCAAGGTGGCCTTCCCTCCGTTTCCCACTGCTGCTCCGCAGAGCTGCTGCAGCAGGGGACGGCTGCAAGGGAATATTTCAGCTTTGCAGGTCACAAGGGTTGTCGGCTCTGCCAATGTTGCTTGCAAGCAGCCAGACGCTACGTAAATGAACGGGCACAATTACTTTCTTACTGGCACTGAACTTTTAATTTCATAGGTCACAAAATCATCTTGTTTTCAAGCATTAAAAACCATTGTCAGTCTCTGGGGACATGCAAAACCAGGTGGCAGGTGGCTCTGCCATACCGCCCTCAACCCAGCCAGGCTGGGGTGGGTGGATCCTGTGTGCCCAAAGGACTCCCCTAGGCTACAGAGCAACTGTCTACCCTCATCTGTAGTCAGTCCTTACCACTCACAGGCCTTGAGGTCCACCTTTGTCTCCAGCCTGCACAAGGTCTTGTACAGAGAATGGACACTTGTACTTGGAAAaatttcccttttccattttcttgatcTTATTTAGATCTCTGTGaaaagagttttcaaaaataatctctacactcaacatgcaTGGGGCTTGAATCACGACCCCGacatcaagagctgcatgctccactgactgagccagccaggtgtccctcttgGAAACTCTTGATGCTCGTGCATTTCCTCTTCTGACAGTGTCTAACATCCCAACCTCAAAGCTCCCCAAACGCAGCATTCATTCGTGCGACAAAAATTTCCTAGGTTCTGAGTGCACGCCACGCACACTGTGTAAACTCACCTGGGCTCTGCACCCCCCACACCTTTGTGAAGCTTCCAGGAAGCTTGGTGGTTCCAATCCAATGTCATGAATCAAAGCTTAGCCTGATTGAGTAAAAAGTAGTTTCGAGTCAAAATTATGGGCTtactgcttcaaaaaaaaaaaaaaaaaatcctatgtatTTTAATATCTACTCTGAAATAGAGTTCTGGGTATTCTTAAAAACGTTCACTGTTACATCTACTGAAGCCCATGTTGGAAAATACCTTTTAAAGTAGAACAGAATGCCCAAAACCTTGCACTATCCCACCGGtggccctcctccaccccctctgcCAAAGGGCCACCAGCTCACAGGACACACACAGATGCTCTTCATGGGCTCCAGGCATTTTAGGTGCTGAGGCAGCTTGATTTCACAAAGTCTTGCCGGGCAGGCCAGTGTCACATGTCTCACGTGGATGCACCTAAGGACTCCTCACCCTACACTTGTGCAGGGGAGGCTCTAGACTGGAATGTAAACTCTAGAGTGGTTTCTATTGAATTCCTGGTTGTATTGGGACATTTATATGAACAAACCGCACTAAGAGTTGAGAGGAAAAGTAATTCCTCAAAGGTTGGAGGGCATGAAGATTTTACCCAAGTTAACAAGGCGAGACCAGCAAGTGTGAACTTGGCCCTTGAATACAAGAGTGGGCAGAGCCAGCCTGCACACAAAAGGGCCAGCTCTGTTCCAATAAACTTTATTTGGTCACACTGAAATGTGATTTCAACATACTTTTCAAACGTcataaaatagtcatttttcccatttaaaaatgtaaaaacccttCTTAGCTTTTAGGCCTTTTAAGAGGTAAACTGAGGTACATTAAATTTTTGAAGAGTTTATATTTGAACAAACACTGCCTGGAGCCAGGCAGGACCACACTGAAAAATCAGGAGTGCTGTGCTggcaggagaaaagggagaggtgTTTATAGACGCAGGAGCAAAACTGGGAAACTGTTTGACTGGTTATGGCTTAAGCAGGTGCCTTATTTGGGCAAATCTAGTTGACTGTGATTAGgtgttcttaaatttcattttctcagataGGAGTGCATTTACAGGAATGGACTCTGGCTTAGCTTTTGATCTGCTTGTGTAGTTCCCAAGGCAAGAGAGTCACCCAGTCTAATGGCATCGTACATATTTTCACAGGCTGCATAAACAGACAGCAAACTGCATTTTGCCCATACGCTATAATCTGTCAGCTCCTGATCTAGAACCGTATCAATCCAAAGAGAGAATCCAGGTGAAGAAGACTTAGGTTGAATCCTCTGGCCCTTTTCGACTGGCCTGTGGTTGCTGTTAGAAGACAGAAAGCACCATGCTCAGGCTGGAATCTGGAAGAGTTCATGTAACTTTCCACCCCTCTGTCCCATCATTACCCAGAAGTGGCAGAGACGGGTTTCCTTTCTGGGAATGGCACATTCAGTGACCAAACTGCCTTCCTAAGGGACGTGGGCCCACGAAAAGTCCCTGGTCCTCTGGCAATGACCCTTTTGGACACACTTCTGGGTGCAGTAGGTACAGGTGGAGAGGCGGTTACAGCCACTGAAATGGGCACAATGATTTCATGGCGTCCTGACACCTGGGCTGGGAACACCACTTCCGAAGGGGCAGGTACAGGCCAGGGGGACAATCTTCACTCCTAGGACTAGCACTGTGGCCTAAGAACATATCACGCGTTGTGCCTGGCTGAGCAGCAGTGGGTGGCAACTGGGCTGACCTGCTGTGGGGCCGAGACCCCTGTCCATGTAttagaaacacaaacacacagacttGACCATCCTGAACTCTGCTGTTCCTAATGCCAGAAAGTTGGGGAATTCCCAATGCAAACACAGGGATCAGCCAGCCTGATTTTCACCTAATACAAATCCAGAACCTGCTGTTGGGCCATACCACACATGGCCATTGAGGCTGTGTCTCAAGGACCTACCCACAGGCTTAACCATACCAGGTGATGGTGACCCAAATCAAGTGTTGCAATAAATCCTGAAGTGACTGACCTGTGTCCCTCTGGGTTACCTTTCTGTATGTGGGAGAAATGGGCCTCTCCATTGGGACAAGGGGGAGGGGTCCCCGGCCCAAATTTCACCCCTCCGATAACTGTCAATGACACCAAAGATCGGCAGGTCTCGAGTGAGTGGTCGTGGGTAGTAGCCAGTCTAAGACTTCTGGTCCCCTGGAACTTTTTCACAGTTGGCAGGGCCAGGACCCTGAGGGCGGGGCCACCATCAACACTGTTAGCCTCATTCTGCGGGTCAGCAGTCTGTCTCCACCTCCACCAGCATCCGGGAAAAGGCAATGGGCTCACATGCAGCTTGCAGACCCTCCTGGTTCTGGCAGTTTGTGTGGCAGGAGCGGTTCTGGGGAGTCTGGTAAGCAGCCTGGCCTCCGGGTAGCTCCGCTGGGCTCACATGAGCGGTTTCTGCAGTGCCGAGGCCAGGTCTGCCCTGGGTCCCGCTAGAGATGCCGGCTCGGGGTCTCAGTGTGGGAGCAGGGAGCTCTCCCACATTCAATTCTTATGGTCACCCTGTAACGATGCTCAGATAAGCAGACAGACTCTGGATTTCACGGAGAACAGTGACATCCAGAGTCACAGAGCAGGTCCCTGGGTGCAGGTGCTACTCCTGGAGTGCCTGCACTGATCCAAGCTCCTGTCTGAAGAGGCTGGTGCCAGGCCCTCTGGCTGTAGCCCCGGGTTGCTCTGATGGGGATGGAGTTGGAGGAAAAGGAGTCAGGTGAAGAAGGCAGCTTCCTCTGGGCTTCCACTAGCGCAAGCTAACACATCCTTCCTGCTGAAGCCAGTCTGAGGAACTGACTAAGGAACTGCTAAGGGAAGACGCTTTGGGCAACTTCTCAGCTACTTGTCTGGCAGGGCTCATGGGCCTTTTCCCATGACACTTCCTCATCCGCGGGATGTGGTGTCTTTCTTCTGTGAACTCGAAAGTCTACACATGTGCGCCCTGGCTTGAGGGACACAGGCTTTGCTGCGCGGGATAAGGTCACACGTTGCAGCAAAGATATATCCACTTTGAACGAAtttggacattttctttcttaagggAGCAATTCTGAATCTATCCCCACCTTCTAAATTCTTGTCGGTATAAATGATCCCATATAAAATACGTTAAGGTTAAGGCTGCAGGTTTATTcacatttatacacatttataaagACAGGTGGTCTATCCCATGTGAATTTTCTGATGCTGAGTAAGCCGTGAGCTCCGATTAAAAGCTTTGCCACATTcgttacatttgtaaggtttctctccagtgtgaattctctgatgaatGATTAGATGTGAGCGCCACCtgaatattttctcacattcgtTACATTTATGCAGTTTCTTTACGGTGCTGACTTTTCTACGGCTCACATGGGTAGAAGCTTCCAGGGTATTCCCATATTCATGATACCACTGGGCACGAGTGTGGATCCTCTGGTGCTCAATAAGATAGGAACTCcggctgaaggctttcccacactcaCTACATCCATACGGCTTCACTCCTGCGTGAATTATCTGGTGTTGGAAAAGGGTTGAGTTTTGactgaaggccttcccacattcagTACACTTATAGGGTCTCTCCCCAGTGTGGACCCTTTGATGTATTGTGAGCTGTGTGCTCATACTGAAAGCCTTTCCACATTCGACACACTCGTAGGGCTTCTCTCCCTTATGGATTCTCTGATGGTAAATGAGACTTGAACTCTggctgaaggcttttccacagTCACTACACtcgtagggtttctctccagtgtgaattctctggtgCTGAATTAGGTGTGAGCCCTGGACAAAGCCTTTCCCACACTCATCACACTTGAATGGTTTTTCTCCAGTGTGAGTTCTCTGGTGGCGAATAAGCCGTGAGCTACAACCAAAGGCTTTTGCACACTTGTTGCatttataaggtttctctccagtgtgggtCAGCTGATGCTGACTAAGGCGAGACACCCACctgaaggccttcccacactcATCGCACTTAAACGGTTTCTCTGtagtgtgaattctctgatgggCAACATGGCTGGGACTACCTGGGCTTCTTGGAAGTTGAGGCTTCTCCCCGGCATGCATCCGCTGGTGTTGAGCCAGGGTTGAGCTCTGGctaaaggccttcccacactccTGGCACTGGTAGGGCCTCTCTCCAGTGTGGGTCCTCTGGTGTCTGACCAGCTGAGACTGTTGgctgaaggccttcccacactccCGACAGCCATAGGGCCTCTCTCCCGTGTGGACCCTCTGGTGGTGGATGAGGCTGGAGCTCTGACCAAAGGCCTTTCCACACTCCTCACACCTGTAaggcttctctccagtatgaattctttgATGCTGAATAAGTTTTGAGCTCAGACGAAAAGCTTTTCCACACTCAATGCATTTGAatggcttctctccagtgtggattctctgaTGCTGATTAAGCTGCGAGCACAACCTGAAGACCTTCCCACATTCCTCACATTCATACGGCTTCTCTCCATGGCAGTTACTTCGAGGTTTCCCCTGCAAGCaatcaggtaatttttttttacactctgGACATCTGTTAGGTTTCTTCGGTGTATTAATTTCCTGATGCAGAGCAATGTCCGAAGTTGATCTGAAACTCCTGCCACACATATCACATCTTCGGGATGTCCCTTCTGCAGCACCTCCCTTACTTTTGTCAGGGTGACAACCCAGTACGCCAATGCCCTCCAGCTCGCCACGTCCCTGGGCACCCTCCTTGGCGAAGGTCTTCCTGGGAACCACAGTGCCAGTGTTCAAGCAGTTTTTCTGGAGGAGGGAGCTTGGCTTACTCTCTGACCAGACCTCAGAATCAGCGGTGTCTCTAAAGCCAGAACTCTGAGGAAAACCTTGTGGGGAGCTTCTGACCATGGCCACACAGGGTTCCGATTTTAGGGCATCCACGTCCTCACAGGCCTGCTCACTTGCCATCCCAACTGCAGAATCtgaaataaacaggaaataaaatggtTCTTATCCCCTGTGctcagagaaaggacagagaccaGGGGCA
Encoded here:
- the ZNF7 gene encoding zinc finger protein 7 isoform X1 codes for the protein MWLRRTMRWSQDGAGTQVSLGCRCMFFQEAVTFGDVAVHFSREEWQCLDPGQRALYKEVMLENHSSVAGLAGFLVFKPELISRLEQGQEPWVLDLKGVEGREVARTSLTDSAVGMASEQACEDVDALKSEPCVAMVRSSPQGFPQSSGFRDTADSEVWSESKPSSLLQKNCLNTGTVVPRKTFAKEGAQGRGELEGIGVLGCHPDKSKGGAAEGTSRRCDMCGRSFRSTSDIALHQEINTPKKPNRCPECKKKLPDCLQGKPRSNCHGEKPYECEECGKVFRLCSQLNQHQRIHTGEKPFKCIECGKAFRLSSKLIQHQRIHTGEKPYRCEECGKAFGQSSSLIHHQRVHTGERPYGCRECGKAFSQQSQLVRHQRTHTGERPYQCQECGKAFSQSSTLAQHQRMHAGEKPQLPRSPGSPSHVAHQRIHTTEKPFKCDECGKAFRWVSRLSQHQLTHTGEKPYKCNKCAKAFGCSSRLIRHQRTHTGEKPFKCDECGKGFVQGSHLIQHQRIHTGEKPYECSDCGKAFSQSSSLIYHQRIHKGEKPYECVECGKAFSMSTQLTIHQRVHTGERPYKCTECGKAFSQNSTLFQHQIIHAGVKPYGCSECGKAFSRSSYLIEHQRIHTRAQWYHEYGNTLEASTHVSRRKVSTVKKLHKCNECEKIFRWRSHLIIHQRIHTGEKPYKCNECGKAFNRSSRLTQHQKIHMG
- the ZNF7 gene encoding zinc finger protein 7 isoform X2, encoding MDAHPPSLMVSLGCRCMFFQEAVTFGDVAVHFSREEWQCLDPGQRALYKEVMLENHSSVAGLAGFLVFKPELISRLEQGQEPWVLDLKGVEGREVARTSLTDSAVGMASEQACEDVDALKSEPCVAMVRSSPQGFPQSSGFRDTADSEVWSESKPSSLLQKNCLNTGTVVPRKTFAKEGAQGRGELEGIGVLGCHPDKSKGGAAEGTSRRCDMCGRSFRSTSDIALHQEINTPKKPNRCPECKKKLPDCLQGKPRSNCHGEKPYECEECGKVFRLCSQLNQHQRIHTGEKPFKCIECGKAFRLSSKLIQHQRIHTGEKPYRCEECGKAFGQSSSLIHHQRVHTGERPYGCRECGKAFSQQSQLVRHQRTHTGERPYQCQECGKAFSQSSTLAQHQRMHAGEKPQLPRSPGSPSHVAHQRIHTTEKPFKCDECGKAFRWVSRLSQHQLTHTGEKPYKCNKCAKAFGCSSRLIRHQRTHTGEKPFKCDECGKGFVQGSHLIQHQRIHTGEKPYECSDCGKAFSQSSSLIYHQRIHKGEKPYECVECGKAFSMSTQLTIHQRVHTGERPYKCTECGKAFSQNSTLFQHQIIHAGVKPYGCSECGKAFSRSSYLIEHQRIHTRAQWYHEYGNTLEASTHVSRRKVSTVKKLHKCNECEKIFRWRSHLIIHQRIHTGEKPYKCNECGKAFNRSSRLTQHQKIHMG
- the COMMD5 gene encoding COMM domain-containing protein 5 → MSAVGTASPYLHYPGDSHSSRVSFLGAQLPPEVAAMPRLLGDLDRGTFRKLLKLVVSSLQGEDCREAVRRLRAGADLPEERLGALLAGTNTLLQQALRLPPASLKPDAFKDQLRELCIPQDLVTDLSSVVFGSQRLLLNSVARRRGTWLPHVASLWWRVDVAISTSALARSLQPSVLMQLKLSDGSAYRFEVPAAKFQELRYGVALVLKEMADLEKRCELKLQD
- the ZNF7 gene encoding zinc finger protein 7 isoform X3, which encodes MDAHPPSLMEAVTFGDVAVHFSREEWQCLDPGQRALYKEVMLENHSSVAGLAGFLVFKPELISRLEQGQEPWVLDLKGVEGREVARTSLTDSAVGMASEQACEDVDALKSEPCVAMVRSSPQGFPQSSGFRDTADSEVWSESKPSSLLQKNCLNTGTVVPRKTFAKEGAQGRGELEGIGVLGCHPDKSKGGAAEGTSRRCDMCGRSFRSTSDIALHQEINTPKKPNRCPECKKKLPDCLQGKPRSNCHGEKPYECEECGKVFRLCSQLNQHQRIHTGEKPFKCIECGKAFRLSSKLIQHQRIHTGEKPYRCEECGKAFGQSSSLIHHQRVHTGERPYGCRECGKAFSQQSQLVRHQRTHTGERPYQCQECGKAFSQSSTLAQHQRMHAGEKPQLPRSPGSPSHVAHQRIHTTEKPFKCDECGKAFRWVSRLSQHQLTHTGEKPYKCNKCAKAFGCSSRLIRHQRTHTGEKPFKCDECGKGFVQGSHLIQHQRIHTGEKPYECSDCGKAFSQSSSLIYHQRIHKGEKPYECVECGKAFSMSTQLTIHQRVHTGERPYKCTECGKAFSQNSTLFQHQIIHAGVKPYGCSECGKAFSRSSYLIEHQRIHTRAQWYHEYGNTLEASTHVSRRKVSTVKKLHKCNECEKIFRWRSHLIIHQRIHTGEKPYKCNECGKAFNRSSRLTQHQKIHMG